Genomic DNA from Paenibacillus sp. MBLB1832:
TGTTCTTATCATTCTTGGCTACCGTAATCAGGTAGTTGTCAAAATCGTCGATCGTTTTAACCGGAGGCAGGTTGTACTTCTCTCTCAAGTCCCCGCGAACCGTTACCAATGTGCTGTCTGCCCAGACGTCGAAGGCGGGAAGCATGTAACTCTTGCCATTAATCTTCGTTTCGTTCAGAGCATTAGGGTATTTCTCCATTAATTGCTTGTAATAATCAGGTGCATATTTCTTCAACATGTCTTCGGTAATTTCCTTGAAGCCGCCTTTGGTGACCTGCTCCGTATAGCCTGTCCAGCTTCCTGTGTAGATACCGTCGAAGTCCTCTCCAGCAGCGAACACGAGATTATATTTATTCTGCATGTCAGTCCAAGGAATATACTTAACATCCAGCGTGGCGTTTAAATCCTTCTTTAGTTTCTTATTCACTTCGTCGTAGACAAGCCCCGCATCTGGCTGAGGATCGCCAACCAAATAAATGCTTAATTTTTGCTCCTTCGAAATGTCGAGTTTATCACCCCCTGCGCTCTGTGTGGATGGCGCCGCCGGCGTTGTAGCCTTTGAGCCTCCCCCATCATTTTTGGCGCTGCAGCCAGACAACAATAAGGTTGCTGTTAACAAGGCTGCGGTATAGAACTTGACTGTGTTGGACATCATCTTCATACGTTCATCTCCCCTACTTTGTTTGTGTTGTTTGAGAATATATGGTTAACCGCCTAAGCGAGATTACCCTTTCACCGCGCCAATCGTCAAACCACGGATGAAGTATTTTTGCAAGAATGGATATACCAGCAGGATCGGTCCTGTCGCTACAACAGTCATGGCCAGTTTCAGCGTTTCAGAAGGAAGTACAGACTGGCCCGTCACAACGGAAGTTGACGTATTCTTCAGTGCTTGCGCAATGGAGAGAACTCGGTATAGGGTAAACTGCAAGGTGAAATACTTCTCATTTTGCATAAAAATGTAGCTAAGAAACCAATCATTCCAGTAGGCCAGAGCGATGAAGAACCCAATAGTAGCTAAGACAGGCTTGGATAGCGGCAGGATCAATGTACGGAAAATCAGAAAGTCTCCAGCCCCGTCAATTTTTGCGGATTCAGTAATCGCATCGGGAATTTCACTCATGAAGCTTTTCATGATGATAATGTTAAATACATTGAGCAGCATCGGCACAACTAGCCCCGCAAACGTATCGTTCAGATGTAAGTACTGGACGCAGAGAATGTACCAAGGAACAATGCCGCCGCTAAACAAGGTTGTAAAGAAGAAATACAGAGCGAACTTGTTTCTCCACTCAAAATCACGCCGTGAGAGCACGTAAGCTGTCATAGCGGTAATGAACAATCCAAGCAAGGTCCCCGTCAATGTCGTGAAGATCGTGACTCGGTAGGAAGAGAAAAGTTGACTAGCATTCATAAAGATGAACTTGTAAGCTCGCGTATCAAATTGTCTTGGCAACAGGCTGTACCCTTTCGACAGAATGGCTTCTTCATTCGAGAAAGAGCCCGAGATAATGAGGACCAAGGGCAGCAAGCATAGTAGAGCTAATGCCGCAAGCCCCACGTACGAGAAACACTGAAATAGTCTCTCGTCCAAGCTCTTCCTTCTCACTATGGGTAGCGTCTTAGTAGAGAGCATGATCTTTATTCACCCGCCTTACGATGGAATTCACGGTAGAAATCAGGAAGAAGCAAAGTACCGATTGCAGCAGGCCGGCTGCGGATGACATGCCAAACTCTCTGGTTTTCATGAGGGATCTTGTTACGAACGTATCGATGACATCCGTATAATTATAGACGACCGCGTTGTCTCCGACGATCTGGAAGAACATATTGAAATCACCACGGAAAACGTTGCCCAGTGCCAGTAATACCAAAACGATGGTAGTCGGCATCAACGATGGAACAATAATGTAACGGATTCGCTGAAACACATTAGCCCCGTCAATCTCGGCCGCTTCGTACATCCCCTGATCAATCCCCATGATTGCGGCGAGGTAGATGACCGTAAAATACCCTACATTTTTCCATAAGTACGAAGAAATGATGATACCTACCCATGCCATAGGTCGGTCATAAACGTTGATGGGCTCCAAATGAAACTTGGCCAGTATACTATTCATGAAACCGAATTCAAAGTTGAAAATGCTGTAGATGAAGGCACCCACTACAACCCAAGAAATAAAATACGGAACGAAGAGCAGCGATTGCGTCCATTTACGAAAGAGCTTGCTCGATACTTCCGCCAGCATAATACCGATGGTAATGGCAAGCGCATTGCCTATAAAGATAAACGCCAGATTATACAATGCTGTATTGCGGATAATTTGGCTGAGATTCCCCGACATGAACAGAAATTTGAAATTCTCGAATCCAGCCCAAGGGCTGCCCCATATTCCGTCTGTGTAATTCATTTTTTTAAAGGCAATAATAGCCCCTGACATGGGTATGTAGCTGAACAGAAAGAAAAACACGAATCCCGGTAATAGCATGAACAGCAAGGTTCGATATTTCACAAGTTTGGCAAGGGTTGTTTTCTCTGAAGCTGGCATGTTGCCTCTCTCCTCTCTTTATCTCTGTATGAATTCATCATAGCAGGTCATCGGAGTCCTCCTATCTGGACATTTAATAGATTTAAGCATTTTTTTGCGGACCTAATTCACGGTCTATCCAATCCATAGTATACTGAGTGTACCCAAATTCATAAATAGAGATAAACATCAAGGGGGAAGACCTATGCTACAAGTACTGCTGGTGGATGATGAGAAGTTAACCAGGGAGGGTTTGCTTGAGAGAGTGCCATGGCAGGAGCTGGGGATCGGCAAGGTTGTGGAGGCCGATGATGGCAAGAATGCCATAGAACGTTGCAAGAACTTCACCCCGGATATTATCTTGACAGATGTGCGGATGCCCCGGATGGATGGTGTGGAGATGTCATTTGAGCTTATGAGACGTTTTCCAGAAAGTAAACTCATCTTTATGAGCGGTTATTCGGATAAGGAGTATTTGCGGTCTGCTATTGAATTGAAAGCGTTATCGTACATTGATAAGCCGATTAACTTTCAAGAGATGTTGAAGACGCTCAAACTGGCTGTAACACAATGCCAAGAGGAACGGCGAAGCAAGGTGGCTCAGACCCAACTGGCTCATCGTCTTCAAGCCGCACTGCCCCTAATAAGGGCGGAAGCAGCCCTCGGGATGGCAGGTACGGGAACTTTGGAACAAACCGCCCAGCTGTTAGTTGAGGCCGGCCTGCTTGGTTTTATGGAAGGCGCCACTTACCTCTGCGCTTTTATGAGTCTGTACCCGAGATCGGTCAGCGACTATAGACTTCCTCCTCTATCTAAATCAGCTTGCATATTTATGATTGAGAAAGTTTGCAGCGAATTCCACTATGAGGCGTTGGCTGCTTTCCATGACCACGATACCGTTGTTGTTCATCTGCGGGTTCCAAATCCTGATCCGGCGCTTCTTGAAGAGCCATATCTCCGCAGCCTCTCCCAAGCGTTATTTAGCGCCCTGTCGGCAGAGTATGAGGCTTTCCTTTCCTTCGGCCATTCCGTACCAACTTGGACCCTTCTTCCTTCGTCTGCCAAAGCTGGGCAAGAGGGGCTCTCCTATTCCTTCTATAGAGGCAGAAAACGCTGCGTGTTCCCGACTACATCTATTCGTCCAAGGCTGGAGGAAGCTATGGCCGAGGGGTGGATCCGTGAGTTTGAGGACTTGATGACAGATTCTGCTCCTGATCCCCTGTCCCGCTTCCTTCAGCACACGACGTGGTACTGCCGGGAACACGAGTTTCTTCCGGTGGATGAAGTGAAACGGGTCTATGCAAGACTGGCGAGCAAGCTGCTTATTTATGCTCGTAAGCAAGGAATCGGGCTACAACCGTATCCTAACGAGGAAACGGCGCTTTGGGAAAGCCTTGTCCTATGTGAATCCTTGGAGGATTCACATAGGATGCTAGAAGCAGTCATCGAGCAATGGCGGACTAATCAAAGGATGTCAGAACCCGTTGATATCATTCAGCAGGCACGTCGTTATATCGATGCACACTATCGGGATGAGGATTTGTCCTTACCGCAAATTAGCAGCTTTGTGTTTCTCGCCCCCGCATACCTAAGCTCGATATTCAAACAGAAGACAGGTCGAACGCTCACGCAATACATCTCTGAGGTTCGTATTGAGCATGCCATTGTAATGCTTCGCAGCACGGACAAATCAATTGCCGAGATCGCAGAGGCCGTTGGTCTTAAGGACGCCAATTATTTTTCCCGCGTCTTTCGTAAACAGACTGGACAGCCCCCTTCGGCATTTCGAAAGAGGCTCGTTCCCTGATGTTAAGAAAATTACTTTGGTCCTACGCGCTGCTCATCCTAATCCCACTTGCAATCATGTCACTGCTGCTATATAGCAATACGTCCCGTCTGATGGAGAAGCTGGTGACCTACTCCGCTAAACAGTCCTTTGACCAGGCTTATACATTCTTGAATTACAAAATGTACAATATCAAAGAAACGTCAAACATCATCTTGAAAAATCCTGAGATTATCCATTTGCTCCGAACCGTGGATCGTGAGGATCTTGTTGCTCAAGTGAGCCAGCTCTATGAGCTGCGCAACTACTTGATTCCTCTGCAGGATGGAACCAACATTACTAAAGTTCGACTCTATGTTCGGAGTGGACTCCTGTATTCGGATGAGAATGAGAATATATTCAACATGGAACTAGCCAAGCAAGACAAGTGGTATCAAACCATGCAGGAAGAGAATCTCAACAATTTTTGGTCTCCTCCCTCGTATCTTCCGAAGGATGCCAGGGACCAGTTGTCCTACATCAAGAACATTATCGATCCCGGGTCTTACAGCAACCGGTTGGGTATGATCTGTTTTGATTTTTCCTTGCCGGACATTATACGGCTTCTGGCCAAAGCCAGTTCCACGTCCAACAGTGTGACGTATTTGCAGAATGAACGAAGAGACATTGTGGCCTCCTCCAATGACACCCTACTCGCCAAATATAAAGTTGGAGATGCCATTGTTCAGGAGCTTTCTAAGCAGCAGGACCCCTGGGCCCGCCATATGGATAATAACCAGGATATGCTCGTAGCTGTGAAGCAATTGGAAGGGACTGACTGGAGGATGGTCACCGCCATCTCCTTCGATGACTTAATTGCAGGGAGTTCCTATATCCGCAACCTGATCTTTGTTTTGTTGCTGGTCATTGGAACGTTGGCTTATTTCGTTGCCTATTTCATCTCCAAATCCATTACAGGCCGCATTACCCGGTTAGCGCGCAAGATGCGCTCCTTCAACAGTACCAACGTAACCCCCTTGAGACGATCTAACGGTACGGACGAAATCGATCAGCTTATTGAGGACTACAATACGATGCTGCACCGAATGGATCGGCTCGTGGAGGAAAAATACCAGGCAGGTCAAGCGCTGAAAACGGCAGAACTGCGAACCCTTCAGGCTCAGATCAACCCGCACTTTCTTTATAACACGCTCGAAATGATTAATTGGCTATCATGGAAAAACCGCGGCGAGGATGTTCAGCGGATTGTCGAAGGTCTCGCCAAGTATTATAGACTTAGCTTGAGCGGCGGCAAAGATATCATTACTATTGAGGAAGAAATTCAACATGTAAGCTTCTACTTCGATATTCAGAACATGCGCTTTGATCAGCAGCTTCGATTGGTCATTGCTGTGGATTCGGAGCTTCTCCCGCTTTACACCCTAAAAAGCATTCTGCAGCCATTGGTGGAGAATGCCATCCTTCATGGCATTCTGTGCAAGTCAGAGAAATCAGGCACGATAACCATCAGCGGTACCATCAGCGCCGGCTCTGTGGTCATGAGCATCACGGACGATGGGGTCGGCATGGACGTTGCTGCAGGAGACGAAGGTTTAATCGGCGCGGCTTCGCCTTCAACTAAGCAAGGTTATGGATCCCGTAATGTGCATAACCGCATTCAGCTGCATTTCGGGGACGGTTACGGCATCCGCTATGCCAGTTTACCTGGTCAAGGGACTACCGTTACGATACTATTCCCCGTAATCAGGGAGCCTTAACGACGTTGAAGAGCCGAGATCCTCACCAGGGTCTCGGCTCTTTGCTTGGTAGATTGACTTAGCTCCAGTCCAGCTCGAACAGTCGGGCCGTAAAAGGATTAGGCAGCTTCACGCTCAATGATGCGCCTCCCTCATTCCAAGAATAGGCGGCGTCATGGTGCGAAGGGTACAGCACCCGTACCGCAGGCGCCTTCATTCCCCCTGCTCGAATGGGCAGTAAGATGGTCTCCGTAGAGGAATCGAGGCGCCATATGGCGACGTAAGTTTTAGCCCCACACGTTAGGCCCATGCTGATCCATCCATCTTCGTACGCAGGCAAGCCGAGCGGCCAGAAGGGCAACCCTTGTCGAATGTCGTTACGGATCATCTTATACACCTGAAGACCTTCGCGTATAAGCTCCTTCCGCTCTTCCGACAGCCGCCCGAGGTGTCCGCTTTGGTGAACCCGCAACAGGACGGAATTCACGACGTTAAAGATCGTCTCCTCCCGGTCTCCGTCTAGGAGCGGATAAGACCAAACCGCTGCCTGCTCTGGGGTAACGGCAGTTGGGCTGGCCGCAGCAATGGCTGAGAATACCCGGTAATCGCACTGATCACTGGTAGATTGGACGCTGTGGCGCTGCAGAAGCGCATAATCCATGCGCATCCCACCGCTTCCACAGTTCTCGATCACGAGTGTTGGATAGGCAGCGAATATACGGTCAAGCCAAGCCAGATAGGCGCGGTTATGAGCCAGCAGTCCATCGCCGAAGCTGTTCGCGTCCCGTTCCGTCCCGATCCCCGCATTGATATTGTAGTCCATTTTGATATACCCGACGCCGTACTCGTTGACCAACCGGTCTATGACCTGATCGGCATGGGCGATGACCTCTGGGTTTCGAAAATCGAGCTGGTAACGTCCACGGTCAATAATTGGCACGCCATGACGTTGAAAGAACCAATCCTTGGATACACGCTTTACCATGGGACACTGAATGCCCATGACCTCGATTTCAAGCCACAAGCCGGGCACCATTCCTTTGGAACGGATCCGATCAAGGGGCTCGCGGATGCCTCCCGGAAAGCGCTGGAGGGAAGGCAGCCATTCTCCTACCCCATCCCACCACTCTCCATCCGCATACCAGCCGGCATCGATGCAGAAATATTCGCAACCTGCCTCAGCCGCGGCATCAATGAGGGGGAGCAGCTTCTCTGTCGTAGGGTCGCCAAACAAGCAGTTCATATAGTCGTTGAAAATAATAGGCAGCTTCTCGTTATCTTCATTCGGCCTACGGATGGCTCTGCGATACAGCGTTAACTGCCGGAACGCTTCCTCATAGCTCCCTCTCACCGATCCTACCGATACCGGTACCGATACGAACCGCTCCCCGGGCTCCAACCGTTTCCACCAGTGATTCTCCGTCTCCGTCGGACCGCTAAGCTGCACATAAAGCAGCGACTCCTTCACGCCAGCATCGAATCCTTCCGCCCCGTCTCCAATTTCCCAGTGCCAAGAGCCGTTATGCTCAATCTGCCAAAATAAGCTGCTCCCTGTTTCCTCATCGGTGAGCACCCCCAAGGGCAAGTAGACCGAGGAAGACCAGCTTCCTGTACTTTGGTAAGCCAGAGGCTTCGTGGAGAAGGGCGAGGTGCGGGACAAGCCCAATTCAGGGAGGGTATACGATCTCCACTGAAGCTCTCCCACCCAAGTATTGTGCGGAATGTATAGACGGCATTTACGATCCCAAGGTACAACACCGTTGTTCCCAAAGCCTGTGAAGGCAAAGGAAGTCACATACTCGAGCCCTCTGGGCACGTTTCCGGTGTTCAGGACCTCCGTCCAGGAGCGAACGACGCTCGCCCCGGTGTAAAACTGAAGATGCAAAGTAACCTCCACCCCGTCACTGCGTAAATCCATCTCGAATTTACGCCCTGCCTCATTGCGGACATCACGATGACCCGCGTAAGTAAGACGTCCTCCGGGCATCGTTCCCGTATGCTTGCTGCCATGGTGGTCATTTTGATTTTCCCCGGTGATGTGAAGCTGTAACGCTCGGCAACGGGGTCGATGCTTATCCGGAACACCGGAAGGATCGAACGCCTCCGCTGCAAAATGAAGAAGTCTCACATCTTGCTGTTCATCGACTTCGTAGACGACAACCAGGCCATTCTCTTCTATCGTCAACAACTGCGCTGTCATGGTGCTCATCCTTTCTCCAGTTCCAGTTCCATCCACCCGACGCTGGCGAAATATCCGTCAAATACCGAGTCACTCTCCGCCGACCATATGCCGGGAATATCATAGAAATTTCGGTTATAGGCCGTAAATGGTAAGGCATACTTCCCATTTCCTTCGCTGACGAGCCCGAGCGGCGTTCTAGTTAGGCCCCACCACCGATTAGGGTGATCATTCGCCTCCAGAAGGATCGGCTCGGACCAGGTGATCCCGTCGCTAGACACCATATAGCCCATCTTCTGATGATGGCCGCAGCCATCGAAAAAGGCGACGAACCGACCGTCCTCCAGCCGCGATACAATGGGATTCTCGGTGTGCCTGCTCGCTGGCTCCCTGAGACTGACGCGATGCCACGGACCAGATAACTCGGGGGCCTTCGCCAGGCCGTTTACTTCAATGGAGCTGCCATACCAGGCGTACCAGCCAGAATCCGTCAAGTATGGGTAGAACGAGTTCACCCCCATAAGACCTTCCCACGACGCCGAATCCGCTCCCGGCTCCATCAGGAATCCGGTCTCTTCGTAAGGTCCTGCCATTCCTTCAGGACCTTTCACCTGCGATACAGCCATTGCAATGCGTCCATCGTAATTCCGGTACCAGCTTTCCCTCGTATTGGGCTTTGACCGATAACAAACATAGGTGAGCACCCAACGTTCGTTGATCGCATCGTAGGTTGGCATGGGAGACCACAGGCAAGCATGGGTGTCCGTTCCGTCAAAGTTGCCGCTGGACTCCATTAAGGTGCTTACACGTTCCCAGTGCACCGAATCCTTACTTCGCCAATAAGCGAGCTTCGTGCGTGTCCAGATGGGAAGCCCCGACATCTCCGTCGTAAACAAATGATATGCGCCGTTCAGCTTGAGCACTCGACCTCCCTCGAAGCCATAGCCGTTCCCTTCCGTACCCGGCTTCCCGTCGGTAATAACGGGTGTAGAGTGAACCGAACTTACTTTGAAAATTACATCCGTCATGTAAATGACCTCCTCGTCTCGCCTTTAATTAACACGCGAACTCCATACGGAGGAATGTTAACATTCTCCTCCATGGCTGCTCCCGTAAATGCATCAGTGTACGCTCCGTCCAACCTGGTAATGGCTTGTTGACCCAGATGGTTCAGCAGCATGAGGTAGGATACGCCGTCATTCATTTTGGCAACAGCCTCTACGCCGTCTGTCTTCTCCTGAAGCAGGGGAGCGATCCCTTCCTCCTGGAGAATTTGCTTCATCAGCAGCTCCATCGCCTTCTCATCCAGGTCGCAGCCAACATAGATCACCCTACCCTTGCCGTAGTTGTTCACCGTTATGGCTGGCTGACCTTTATAAAAGTGACTTCCATAGGTTGCAAGCACCTGTGCTCCCGTTAAGGTAAGCACATCGCACCATATCGATGCCGTTCCTTGGCCAAAGTCTCCTTGAACGAGAACCGTTCTTCCGTTGTTCAGCGAGTCGAACTCTTCCAACTCCACCCCGGCCAGTTCCCGGAATAACCCGGGAACTGTAAGTTCTGTCATCCGGTTGCTCCAGGTCTTGGTACCGCTCCGGAACGTTAAAAGCAGTGTGCCGCCGCCTTCCACATAGGCCTTGCACTTGTCTGCGATTTCTTCCGTTACCAGATTAAAGGCTGGCATCATCACCAGCTTATATGAAGAGAAATCGCTCTCGACAGCGGTTACATCCAGATTCACATGATGCGCAGCAACCGCTTGATAGTAATCGCTCAGCAATCCGTTATACTGAAACTTTACATTGTGGGGCTGCCCACGGTGACTCCAGAAATTGTCGTAGGATTTGATCAAAGCAACCGAGCTCACATTCTCCGAACCTACGAACAATTGGGATAGCTGCTCCATCTCTGCGCCAATCTGTTGAATTTCCCTGTACCTGCGGCGCCCGATTCCGTCATGATCCAGAATGCCGTACCAATACTGCTCAATGCCGACCGTGCAGGCCCGCCAGCGGAAATACACCATGGCCTCCGCCCCGTGCGCGATCGCTTGGTACGTCCACAGCCGAACCTGACCGGGTTCCGGGGTGTCCCCAAGCATTTGCCAGCCGCAAGGACCGCTCTGTTCTTCCATCATCCAGAAATTCTGATTCTTAATCCCTCGCATCAGATCATGGGCCATGGACACATTACTCCAGGATGATTTGCCCCACATGTTGTTCGGGTAGTTGTCCCAGCAGATAAAGTCCAGATCCTTGCCCAGCTTGAAATAGTCCAGTTCGCTATAATGCCCCATTAGGTTATGGGTAATCGGCTTGTCCGTGCATGCTCGGATTTCATCAATCTGTATGCGCTGATACTCGGTAACGGCATCCGTGTAGAAGCGGAAATAATCTAGCACAAGGCCCGGGTTATGATTATAGGGCGCAGACACGAATACCCCTGAGGCCGCATTCTGGCTAAAGCCGTCGGACGCGGAGTACGTTGGTACGATGACTTCTTCCCAGTCGCGGTAGGTTTGACTCCAGAAGACTGTCCCCCACTCCCTGTTCAGGTTACCGATATCCTTATACCGGTTTCGCAGCCATAACCGGAACGCTTTGAGGCAGCTGTGGCAATAGCATGGCCCGCCGAACTCGTTGTCGATTTGCCAGGCAATCACATGCGGGTGATCCTTGAAGTGCTCCGCCATTCGGTGGGCAATGGTTCGAGAGTAGTCCCTATACACCTTATGGTTAGGGCAATAATGGCGTCGCGTGCCGAACCCCTTGGTCAGCCCGAATACGTCGGAAGGATAAGCGTCGGGATATAGATCCATCAGCCATTTAGGCGGTGCGGCTGTAGGCGTTCCGAGAATGATCTGAATTCCCTCAGCGGTAAGTACCTCGATCGCTTCGTCCAGCCAAGCGAAATCGTATCTTCCTTCCTCTGGCTCCATCTTAGCCCAAGCGAACTCCGCGAGACGAACTACATTGATATGGGCCTCCTTCATCATCTTGGCATCTTGAGGCCAGCGTTCCTTAGGCCAATGCTCAGGGTAATAATCGACACCAAAATACATGCTCATCCATCCTTGTCTTTGTAGTAGGAACATCATTATTTTGTTGGTATAATAGATGCATGGCATCATTATATTACTTGCAATTAACTATCGTAAATCATATGTATTTGCGTTGGATATTACTTTTTTGCGATTAGGTTGAGAAGGGATTTGGAATATGAGAGTAGGACATTTTCTGGCTCCGCCCCGTTACGGAGAATACGTCTGTTACCCGGAATCCTTCGGGCACATATACGATGATCCCACGCATGGGGAACGCAGAGACGCACAAGTTTTCCCCATGTTCAACTTACATTTACTCTTTAAGGGCGCTGGTACGATTCATTACAGGGGGCGGTGGGTGGAACTGCAAGAAGGTACCGGATTCCTGTACGCTCCGGGAACCGCCCAGATGTACAGCACCGACAAGATGAAACAGTGGTCCGTCAGATGGGTTCACTTTTACAGCACCTCCTTCACTTCTGTCTTAGAGAGCAGGTGCAGAGTGGATGGGGTATGGCTTTTTTCTTGGAAGGGAGCCCCGCGGCTGATTACCCTATTCGACGAGTTGCTTACGTATGGGGATACGATCAAACAGGAAGAAGAGGCCCACTTCTCGGCGCTCTTCTACGAAATTTTGGTTGAACTCATTCAGAACGGCGAAAACCTGATTGGCTCACCTGCGGCTGGACTTCGTACAAGGATACTAAATGCGGCAGACTGGATCAGGGCTCATTGCCACGAATCGATTACCTTGGACCAGATGGCCGAAGTGGCCGGCTACAGCCCATACTATTTCAGTAGACAATTCCATGAAGTGGTAGGGAAGACACCGATGGGCTTCTTACTGGAGAGTCGGATCGTCCGTTCCAAACAATTGCTATCCACGACCGAACTTAGCGTCCGTCTCATATCGGAGCGAGTGGGCTTCTCGCAAAGTTCATATTTTATCCGTAAGTTCCGCGAGCAACAAGGAATGACGCCAGAGCACTTCCGGCAATATAGAGGTTGAAGAACGAAATAAGAAAAACCGTCAGGAAAGTTTCATCCTGACGGTCCGACCCTAATACACACACTGCTTTGGTCTTCAGCTGGGTTCAATATATCTTTCACAAATTCAGTTACACTCGAGCGTAACAGTGTTAGATAGCGTTCATACACTCCTTGCGAGTTTCGTTCTGAAGTGGATACACCGCGCTCCGCAAACTCTTCCGTAATCTCTGCTATGATCA
This window encodes:
- a CDS encoding carbohydrate ABC transporter permease; this translates as MLPLVLIISGSFSNEEAILSKGYSLLPRQFDTRAYKFIFMNASQLFSSYRVTIFTTLTGTLLGLFITAMTAYVLSRRDFEWRNKFALYFFFTTLFSGGIVPWYILCVQYLHLNDTFAGLVVPMLLNVFNIIIMKSFMSEIPDAITESAKIDGAGDFLIFRTLILPLSKPVLATIGFFIALAYWNDWFLSYIFMQNEKYFTLQFTLYRVLSIAQALKNTSTSVVTGQSVLPSETLKLAMTVVATGPILLVYPFLQKYFIRGLTIGAVKG
- a CDS encoding ABC transporter permease, with translation MPASEKTTLAKLVKYRTLLFMLLPGFVFFFLFSYIPMSGAIIAFKKMNYTDGIWGSPWAGFENFKFLFMSGNLSQIIRNTALYNLAFIFIGNALAITIGIMLAEVSSKLFRKWTQSLLFVPYFISWVVVGAFIYSIFNFEFGFMNSILAKFHLEPINVYDRPMAWVGIIISSYLWKNVGYFTVIYLAAIMGIDQGMYEAAEIDGANVFQRIRYIIVPSLMPTTIVLVLLALGNVFRGDFNMFFQIVGDNAVVYNYTDVIDTFVTRSLMKTREFGMSSAAGLLQSVLCFFLISTVNSIVRRVNKDHALY
- a CDS encoding response regulator; this translates as MLQVLLVDDEKLTREGLLERVPWQELGIGKVVEADDGKNAIERCKNFTPDIILTDVRMPRMDGVEMSFELMRRFPESKLIFMSGYSDKEYLRSAIELKALSYIDKPINFQEMLKTLKLAVTQCQEERRSKVAQTQLAHRLQAALPLIRAEAALGMAGTGTLEQTAQLLVEAGLLGFMEGATYLCAFMSLYPRSVSDYRLPPLSKSACIFMIEKVCSEFHYEALAAFHDHDTVVVHLRVPNPDPALLEEPYLRSLSQALFSALSAEYEAFLSFGHSVPTWTLLPSSAKAGQEGLSYSFYRGRKRCVFPTTSIRPRLEEAMAEGWIREFEDLMTDSAPDPLSRFLQHTTWYCREHEFLPVDEVKRVYARLASKLLIYARKQGIGLQPYPNEETALWESLVLCESLEDSHRMLEAVIEQWRTNQRMSEPVDIIQQARRYIDAHYRDEDLSLPQISSFVFLAPAYLSSIFKQKTGRTLTQYISEVRIEHAIVMLRSTDKSIAEIAEAVGLKDANYFSRVFRKQTGQPPSAFRKRLVP
- a CDS encoding cache domain-containing sensor histidine kinase — encoded protein: MLRKLLWSYALLILIPLAIMSLLLYSNTSRLMEKLVTYSAKQSFDQAYTFLNYKMYNIKETSNIILKNPEIIHLLRTVDREDLVAQVSQLYELRNYLIPLQDGTNITKVRLYVRSGLLYSDENENIFNMELAKQDKWYQTMQEENLNNFWSPPSYLPKDARDQLSYIKNIIDPGSYSNRLGMICFDFSLPDIIRLLAKASSTSNSVTYLQNERRDIVASSNDTLLAKYKVGDAIVQELSKQQDPWARHMDNNQDMLVAVKQLEGTDWRMVTAISFDDLIAGSSYIRNLIFVLLLVIGTLAYFVAYFISKSITGRITRLARKMRSFNSTNVTPLRRSNGTDEIDQLIEDYNTMLHRMDRLVEEKYQAGQALKTAELRTLQAQINPHFLYNTLEMINWLSWKNRGEDVQRIVEGLAKYYRLSLSGGKDIITIEEEIQHVSFYFDIQNMRFDQQLRLVIAVDSELLPLYTLKSILQPLVENAILHGILCKSEKSGTITISGTISAGSVVMSITDDGVGMDVAAGDEGLIGAASPSTKQGYGSRNVHNRIQLHFGDGYGIRYASLPGQGTTVTILFPVIREP
- a CDS encoding glycoside hydrolase family 36 protein translates to MSTMTAQLLTIEENGLVVVYEVDEQQDVRLLHFAAEAFDPSGVPDKHRPRCRALQLHITGENQNDHHGSKHTGTMPGGRLTYAGHRDVRNEAGRKFEMDLRSDGVEVTLHLQFYTGASVVRSWTEVLNTGNVPRGLEYVTSFAFTGFGNNGVVPWDRKCRLYIPHNTWVGELQWRSYTLPELGLSRTSPFSTKPLAYQSTGSWSSSVYLPLGVLTDEETGSSLFWQIEHNGSWHWEIGDGAEGFDAGVKESLLYVQLSGPTETENHWWKRLEPGERFVSVPVSVGSVRGSYEEAFRQLTLYRRAIRRPNEDNEKLPIIFNDYMNCLFGDPTTEKLLPLIDAAAEAGCEYFCIDAGWYADGEWWDGVGEWLPSLQRFPGGIREPLDRIRSKGMVPGLWLEIEVMGIQCPMVKRVSKDWFFQRHGVPIIDRGRYQLDFRNPEVIAHADQVIDRLVNEYGVGYIKMDYNINAGIGTERDANSFGDGLLAHNRAYLAWLDRIFAAYPTLVIENCGSGGMRMDYALLQRHSVQSTSDQCDYRVFSAIAAASPTAVTPEQAAVWSYPLLDGDREETIFNVVNSVLLRVHQSGHLGRLSEERKELIREGLQVYKMIRNDIRQGLPFWPLGLPAYEDGWISMGLTCGAKTYVAIWRLDSSTETILLPIRAGGMKAPAVRVLYPSHHDAAYSWNEGGASLSVKLPNPFTARLFELDWS
- a CDS encoding glycoside hydrolase family protein, which encodes MTDVIFKVSSVHSTPVITDGKPGTEGNGYGFEGGRVLKLNGAYHLFTTEMSGLPIWTRTKLAYWRSKDSVHWERVSTLMESSGNFDGTDTHACLWSPMPTYDAINERWVLTYVCYRSKPNTRESWYRNYDGRIAMAVSQVKGPEGMAGPYEETGFLMEPGADSASWEGLMGVNSFYPYLTDSGWYAWYGSSIEVNGLAKAPELSGPWHRVSLREPASRHTENPIVSRLEDGRFVAFFDGCGHHQKMGYMVSSDGITWSEPILLEANDHPNRWWGLTRTPLGLVSEGNGKYALPFTAYNRNFYDIPGIWSAESDSVFDGYFASVGWMELELEKG